One genomic segment of Paenibacillus sp. FSL H8-0332 includes these proteins:
- a CDS encoding UvrD-helicase domain-containing protein, with protein sequence MEDNFQSAYQEEEDRLNHALTEIDSTLERLRGTPVYTGHDYTEQVLEDSREQRRKDLAKLRQEPYFGRLDFQGNDEQDRKALYIGKIGVDREQVSDRPLVIDWRAPVASLFYSFTGGTEAASYEAPEGLIEGLVYLKRNVVIRKQILERVADTYNRDSDAPAVSDEFLVYRLGENKDNRLRDIVSTIQEEQDKIIRAAKNTALIIQGVAGSGKTTVALHRLAFLLYQYKEQVSAEKMIIFAPNRMFLDYISDVLPELGVGNIAQSTFPDWAAEVLDVDLPEQDASEVMSRWFETAGAMPVITEETPGRFKGSTVLMSVIESSVKLLETSAVPEGDFSPWDGAVLSRQVILRWHNEEYAPYPPAKRKERVMARLHRWIEMELKKSPSAAALKERKKKGAAREKAYSAKWPKYEPLAIYKQIFRAAKAPEDWPAAAPEEIPPAVLKETVKELKKGVLREEDLPPLLYIHYLLNGNEGIERFDHIVIDEAQDFSPFQIAVLDLYVKGHSFTILGDLSQGIHAYKGVHAWREMQTLFAEEYTAYHALTRSYRSTMEIIEFANGILSAGVGSELLAVPVFRSGNPVRLISYEEDVLPGTASGTDKRLSAVKSALAQLSGREYRTVAVLTRSLREASVLYAELATQFEDLHLIDGSITEYRGGLSILPVYLSKGLEFDAVILADADNAHYGAAAWDAKLMYVGCTRALHELWLLRGGELPPYVQLNAEETVSGWPELEGN encoded by the coding sequence TTGGAAGACAACTTTCAAAGTGCCTATCAAGAGGAAGAAGACAGGCTGAACCACGCGCTGACAGAGATTGACTCTACCCTTGAACGATTGCGCGGAACTCCGGTCTACACAGGACACGATTATACGGAGCAAGTGCTGGAGGATTCAAGGGAGCAGAGGCGCAAAGATCTTGCCAAGCTTAGGCAGGAGCCTTATTTCGGACGGCTTGATTTTCAGGGCAATGACGAGCAAGACCGCAAGGCACTCTATATCGGCAAAATCGGCGTAGACCGCGAGCAGGTAAGCGACCGTCCGCTTGTCATTGACTGGCGGGCACCGGTGGCGAGCCTGTTTTATTCTTTTACCGGAGGAACGGAAGCAGCCTCGTATGAAGCACCAGAGGGGCTGATCGAAGGGCTGGTCTATCTCAAGCGTAACGTGGTGATCCGCAAGCAGATCCTGGAGCGGGTGGCGGATACGTATAACCGTGACAGCGACGCACCGGCGGTATCGGATGAATTCCTGGTCTACCGGCTGGGGGAGAACAAGGATAACCGGCTGCGGGACATCGTCTCCACGATCCAGGAGGAGCAGGACAAGATTATCCGGGCGGCCAAGAACACGGCGCTGATCATCCAGGGGGTCGCGGGCAGCGGTAAGACCACCGTTGCGCTGCACCGGCTGGCGTTCTTATTGTATCAATACAAGGAGCAGGTCTCGGCGGAGAAAATGATAATTTTTGCCCCCAACCGCATGTTCCTGGACTATATTTCAGATGTGCTGCCGGAGCTGGGCGTGGGGAACATTGCCCAGAGCACGTTCCCGGACTGGGCGGCCGAGGTGCTGGATGTGGACTTGCCGGAGCAGGATGCTTCGGAGGTCATGAGCCGCTGGTTCGAGACGGCGGGAGCGATGCCGGTCATCACGGAGGAGACCCCCGGGCGCTTCAAAGGCTCGACGGTGCTGATGAGCGTCATTGAATCCAGCGTCAAGCTGCTGGAGACCAGCGCTGTGCCGGAGGGCGATTTCAGCCCTTGGGATGGGGCGGTGCTGAGCCGCCAGGTGATTCTGCGCTGGCACAACGAGGAATATGCGCCGTATCCTCCGGCGAAGCGCAAGGAGCGCGTGATGGCGCGGCTGCACCGCTGGATCGAGATGGAGCTTAAGAAGAGTCCATCAGCGGCTGCGCTGAAGGAGCGCAAGAAGAAGGGGGCGGCACGCGAGAAGGCTTACAGCGCCAAATGGCCGAAATACGAGCCGCTCGCCATCTACAAGCAGATCTTCCGGGCGGCGAAAGCGCCGGAGGACTGGCCGGCAGCAGCACCGGAAGAGATTCCGCCCGCCGTGCTGAAGGAGACCGTCAAGGAGCTGAAGAAGGGGGTTTTGCGCGAAGAGGATCTTCCTCCGCTGCTCTATATCCATTATCTTCTGAATGGCAATGAGGGTATCGAGCGCTTTGACCATATCGTAATCGATGAAGCGCAGGACTTCTCCCCGTTTCAGATTGCCGTACTGGATCTATATGTGAAGGGACATTCCTTCACCATTCTGGGGGACTTGTCGCAGGGCATCCACGCCTACAAGGGAGTACATGCGTGGAGAGAGATGCAGACGCTGTTCGCTGAAGAATACACCGCATACCACGCACTTACCCGAAGCTATCGCTCAACGATGGAAATTATTGAATTCGCTAACGGCATTCTGTCGGCGGGCGTCGGCAGTGAGCTGCTGGCCGTTCCGGTCTTCCGCAGCGGGAATCCTGTGCGGCTGATCTCCTATGAGGAGGATGTGCTGCCGGGAACGGCTTCAGGCACGGACAAGCGGCTCAGCGCGGTCAAGAGCGCGCTGGCGCAGCTCTCCGGGCGCGAATACCGCACAGTAGCGGTATTAACCCGCAGCCTGCGGGAAGCCTCTGTGCTGTACGCTGAGCTCGCCACGCAGTTCGAGGATCTTCATCTGATTGACGGCAGCATCACGGAATACCGCGGCGGCTTGTCGATCCTGCCTGTCTACTTGTCCAAGGGACTGGAGTTCGATGCCGTCATTCTGGCAGATGCAGACAACGCCCATTACGGAGCGGCGGCCTGGGATGCGAAGCTGATGTATGTAGGCTGCACACGTGCCCTGCATGAGCTGTGGCTGCTGCGGGGCGGCGAATTGCCGCCTTACGTTCAACTGAACGCAGAGGAGACCGTCTCCGGCTGGCCGGAGCTTGAAGGGAACTAA